In a single window of the Kwoniella shandongensis chromosome 5, complete sequence genome:
- a CDS encoding glutamine-fructose-6-phosphate transaminase (isomerizing) — protein MCGIFGYCSFLIEKDRKYVCDVLCNGLARLEYRGYDSAGIGIDGDTPGSPMLLFKEVGKVAALRKHIAEAVPYPPPSDGPNGAVNGNSAKVDMSKVFLSQTSMAHTRWATHGVPSPLNCHPHVSDALTEFSMVHNGIITNYKELKVVLLKRGYTFHTDTDTEAVAVLCKYVWDSQPAKRLNFTELVKTVIKELEGSFAFVFKSTHFPDEIVAARRGSPLLIGVKTDRKLKVDFVDVELPTNEDRVNDADANALLAVPSAVSDGRSAAGPKLRRSQSRAFLSEDGMPQPIEFFVASDASAVVEHTKRVLYLEDDDIAHIAEGELHIHRLRRDDTVSSVRAIEHLEIELAEIMKGQYDHFMQKEIYEQPESVVNTMRGRVNFDSRAVMLGGLKAYLPVIRRGRRLLFVACGTSFHSCIAARPVFEELTDIPVAVELASDFLDRRTPVFRDDVAIFVSQSGETADTILAMRYCLERGALCLGVVNAVGSTLSRETHSGVHINAGPEIGVASTKAYTSQYVALVMIAVQLSDDSISKTARRQQIIDGLHDIPAQIRKVLAMDKALQQLAKDMLAKEKSLLIMGRGYQYATCLEGALKIKEVSYMHSEGILAGELKHGPLALVDEHLPVIFIMTRDSLYPKVQSALAQVTARKGRPIIICNEDDDNVPNNAKVIRVPQTVDCLQGLINVIPLQLLSYHLAIMNGVDVDFPRNLAKSVTTE, from the exons ATGTGTG GAATCTTCGGTTACTGCTCGTTCCTTATTGAGAAAGACAGGAAGTATGTCTGTGATGTCTTGTGTAACGGTCTCGCCAGACTTGAGTACCGAGGTTATGACAGTGCCG GTATCGGGATTGACGGTGACACCCCTGGCTCCCCCATGCTCCTCTTCAAGGAGGTTGGCAAGGTCGCTGCCCTCCGAAAGCACATCGCCGAAGCCGTTCCCtaccctcctccctctgatGGGCCTAACGGCGCTGTCAACGGGAACTCTGCCAAGGTGGACATGAGCAAGGTGTTCCTCAGTCAGACCTCCATGGCTCACACTCGTTGGGCCACTCACGGTGTTCCTAGTCCCTTGAACTGTCACCCTCACGTCAGCGACGCGTTGACCGAGTTCAGTATGGTACACA ACGGTATCATCACCAACT ACAAGGAACTCAAGGTCGTTCTCCTCAAGCGAGGCTacaccttccacaccgacaccgacactGAAGCCGTTGCTGTCCTCTGCAAGTACGTCTGGGACAGTCAACCTGCCAAGCGACTCAACTTCACCGAGCTCGTCAAGACTGTCATCAAGGAGCTT GAGGGAtctttcgctttcgtcttcAAATCTACCCATTTCCCGGACGAGATTGTCGCTGCTCGAAGAGGTTCTCCCCTTTTGATCGGTGTCAAGACCGACAGGAAGTTGAAGGTCGACTTTGTGGATGTTGAGTTGCCCACCAATGAGGACCGAG TCAATGACGCCGACGCCAACGCTCTTCTCGCCGTGCCCAGCGCTGTCAGCGACGGTCGAAGTGCTGCTGGTCCCAAGCTTCGACGATCGCAATCCCGTGCTTTCCTTTCTGAAGATGGCATGCCCCAGCCCATCGAGTTCTTTGTCGCTTCCGACGCCAGTGCCGTTGTCGAGCACACAAAGCGAGTCTTGTAcctcgaggacgacgacatTGCCCACATCgctgaaggag AGCTCCACATTCACCGACTTCGACGAGACGACACCGTGTCATCCGTCCGAGCCATTGAGCATCTTGAGATCGAGCTCGCCGAGATCATGAAGGGACAATACGACCACTTCATGCAGAAGGAGATCTACGAGCAACCCGAGTCCGTCGTCAACACCATGCGAGGTCGTGTCAACTTCGACAGCCGAGCGGTCATGCTTGGTGGTCTCAAAGCATACTTGCCTGTCAtcagaagagggagaaggttgCTGTTTGTTGCTTGCGGTACCAGTTTCCACTCTTGTATCGCCGCTCGACCCGTCTTCGAGGAGTTGACCGATATTCCTGTCGCTGTCGAACTCGCTTCCGATTTCCTTGACCGAAGGACTCCCGTCTTCCGAGACGACGTTGCCATCTTTGTGTCTCAATCCGGTGAGACCGCCgacaccatcctcgccaTGCGATACTGTCTCGAGCGAGGTGCTCTTTGCCTCGGTGTTGTCAACGCTGTCGGTTCCACTCTCTCCCGAGAAACTCACTCCGGTGTTCACATCAACGCTGGTCCCGAAATCGGTGTCGCCTCCACCAAGGCTTACACATCTCAATACGTTGCCCTTGTTATGATTGCCGTGCAGTTGTCCGACGACTCGATCAGCAAGACTGCTCGAAGACAGCAAATCATCGATGGCTTGCACGACATCCCCGCGCAAATCAGGAAGGTTTTGGCGATGGACAAGGCATTGCAGCAATTGGCGAAGGACATGTTGGCCAAGGAAAAGAGCTTGCTCATCATGGGTCGAGGATACCAAT ATGCTACCTGCTTGGAGGGTGccctcaagatcaaggaagTCTCCTACATGCACAGTGAAGGT ATCTTGGCCGGAGAGCTGAAACACGGTCCTCTCGCTTTGGTTGACGAGCATCTTCC tgtcatcttcatcatgaCCCGAGACTCGCTCTACCCCAAAGTGCAATCTGCCCTCGCCCAGGTCACCGCTCGAAAGGGTCGACCCA TCATCATTTGtaacgaggacgacgacaaTGTGCCCAACAATGCCAAGGTCATCCGAGTCCCCCAGACTGTCGATTGTCTCCAGGGTCTCATCAACgtcattcctcttcaacttctGTCATATC ACCTCGCCATTATGAAcggtgtcgatgtcgatttCCCCCGAAACTTGGCCAAGTCAGTTACCACCGAGTAA
- a CDS encoding HAD hydrolase, family IIID encodes MTDLNDIDSPSSSSSSSSSAGEEDKAPVTALPDVQSSPSEGKKAKLFHVDGAEACDAEGKDNEVEEKHSLDTSPTEDDGRVESGSKANEAMDVEEVEEKDSTDSPTFTAVPLTEELEIKEEWWELKMSWSGKTFDLRVGGNDMVYDFRHLIETTTGVSRDNQKLIGLLPGSKGKLGTEHDAKRFATLGVKKGGKFVLVGTREEERFKDPTEWMRGEITDDFDVAYSNAVTQAKTVAPADDPRNKRLVQEIVNKSPITYINEPREGKRLLVLDLDYTMVDTKPLLSGALPASQCARPGLHEFLERVYPYYDIAIWSQTNWRWLETKLIELGVVGGTHTYKICFVSDRTTMFPVFTQRNGQPYKHEVKPLAYFWASNPKWSARNTIHIDDLARNFALNPGEGLKIRAFNKAGHTEGRADRELYRLGQYLVNIAVGVEDFTKINHSDWKKTVPRM; translated from the exons ATGACAGACCTAAATGATATCGACTCCCcgtcaagctcttcttcttcctcgtcttccgcgGGGGAGGAGGATAAAGCTCCTGTGACTGCGTTGCCGGACgtgcaatcttctccttcggaggggaagaaggcaaagctgTTCCATGTTGATGGAGCTGAGGCGTGCGATGCCGAGGGGAAAGAcaacgaggtggaggaaaaGCACTCACTAGATACTTCACCAACAGAGGACGATGGACGAGTTGAGAGTGGAAGTAAAGCAAACGAGGCAATGGAcgtcgaggaggtggaagagaaggacagcACGGACTCACCAACGTTCACCGCCGTGCCTCTGACGGAAGAAttggagatcaaagaggaaTGGTGGGAATTGAAAATGTCATGGTCTGGCAAGACGTTTGATCTGAGAGTGGGCGGGAATGAtat GGTATACGACTTCCGCCATCTTATCGAGACCACCACCGGCGTATCTCGCGATAACCAAAAACTAATCGGACTCTTACCAGGTTCGAAAGGAAAATTGGGTACAGAACACGATGCGAAGCGGTTCGCTACGTTAGGcgtcaagaagggtgggaaATTCGTTTTGGTggggacgagggaggaggagaggttcAAGGATCCGACagagtggatgagaggagag ATCACGGACGATTTCGACGTCGCCTACTCCAACGCTGTGACACAAGCAAAGACAGTCGCACCTGCAGACGATCCGAGGAACAAGCGATTGGTGCAAGAGATTGTCAACAAGAGTCCGATAACC TACATTAACGAGCCCCGGGAGGGCAAGAGACTGTTGGTGCTAGACTTAGATTACA CTATGGTCGATACAAAACCGCTTCTCAGCGGAGCACTCCCTGCTTCTCAGTGCGCTAGACCTGGTTTACACGAGTTTCTCGAGAG AGTCTATCCTTACTACGACATCGCAATTTGGAGTCAAACAAATTGGCGATGGCTCGAGACGAAGTTGATCGAACTCGGTGTTGTCGGCGGGACGCACACGTACAAGATATGCTTTGTATCTGATAGGACAACGATGTTTCCT GTCTTCACGCAACGGAATGGTCAACCGTACAAGCACGA GGTCAAACCACTCGCTTACTTTTGGGCTTCCAATCCGAAGTGGTCAGCGAGGAAT ACCATTCACATCGACGACCTCGCCCGTAACTTTGCTCTGAATCCAGGAGAGGGTTTAAAG ATTCGCGCTTTCAACAAAGCGGGACATACAGAAGGTAGAGCTGATAGAGAGCTATACAGACTTGGGCAATAC CTCGTCAATATAGCAGTTGGCGTAGAAGACTTTACAAAGATTAACCATAGC GACTGGAAGAAGACCGTCCCACGAATGTGA